GCAGGACGTGCTGAACATCTACCGCCTGTCGCTATGAGCGCCTGCGTTTGTAAACTTTATGGGCGCGCGGGAGCGGTTATGGGTTGCAGGTGCAACCCACGTTAGGGGACGGTCTGCAGCGCCCGAGCGGGGTTTTCTGTGAAAAAGCGGGCGGCGATCGAAGCCGGGAGACCGGCCCGGATGAGCCTGGGGAGAAATGTCCGCAGGATGTAGGGCAGCCCCACTGTGCCGCCGTAGCGTATCATCCGCGCCCGGGTCACATCCAGGCCCATGAGAATCTGACCTCCGAAACCCGCCGCCGTCATCTCGGCGACGATCTCCGCCTCGCGCGCGTCGCTGTGGTATCTGCCCCGGGCCACGGTGTCGTATTCCATCGTGACCCCCCTGCGACACAGCCGTCGATGGACCGCCAGATCGTCCACCGCCCTGTCCATGTGGCAGAAGATCACCCGGCGCAGATCGACGCCCCGCGCCTCCCAGAAATTCGCCAGGCCCTCGGGGTCGGACCCCCGCTCGATGTGGACCATCAGCGGCGCGCCGGTTTCCCGCGCCGCCGCGCCGGCCGCCGCGAAGAGCTTGCGGGTCTGCGCCGTCCACGCCGTATCCAGCGCGGTCTTGATAAGACCCGCTCGGTGGCCGCACCAGTCCGCCGGCGGGGCCGCGTCCCCATCCGCGCACATGCCAAGGCGCAGCTCCCGCGCGTAGAGCGCCGCGAGCTGCGCCTCATCCCAAGAGAAAATCCAGTGCTCCTCCGGGTAAAAGAGCATTCTATGAAACCCCGTGGCGGCGACGATGTGGACACCGCTGCGCGCGGACAGCCGGCCCAGCGCCCGCGCGCCCCGTCCGCACCCCACGGGCTGGGCGTCGACGACCGCGCCGC
This window of the Oscillospiraceae bacterium genome carries:
- a CDS encoding phosphotriesterase, with protein sequence MGGIVTVQGVVAPEALGFCHSHEHLWISPGRSARVNPALCIDDEARSLAELTDFRRAGGGAVVDAQPVGCGRGARALGRLSARSGVHIVAATGFHRMLFYPEEHWIFSWDEAQLAALYARELRLGMCADGDAAPPADWCGHRAGLIKTALDTAWTAQTRKLFAAAGAAARETGAPLMVHIERGSDPEGLANFWEARGVDLRRVIFCHMDRAVDDLAVHRRLCRRGVTMEYDTVARGRYHSDAREAEIVAEMTAAGFGGQILMGLDVTRARMIRYGGTVGLPYILRTFLPRLIRAGLPASIAARFFTENPARALQTVP